The following are encoded in a window of Sulfurimonas sp. C5 genomic DNA:
- a CDS encoding CorA family divalent cation transporter — protein sequence MATVIDFETISSQLDPLHLQDIQNPEHPSYYFSTDSYDLLIVRFFEIEKDELHGVSIPYIIQEDKIFKYDRITNKFTVYNTFHEMLRSIELRSKKAERLVKRYLDEIDNLEDALYSRKIPTIFLDLWFDLKKDLTRIDRMLERIDSVLKEYVEVNRDNDDFPDDIMSNILEHTQRYQRLANLHTIKLDTLYNYYNSLKNDKINNNIYVLTILSGIFLPLNLIVGFFGMNTQNLFFSNDPNGTTNVIILLFMMFIILLLVFPITKVVHRYFLQKVLNKFHIYNNILKKIKKLTKH from the coding sequence GTGGCTACTGTAATCGACTTTGAAACTATTAGTTCGCAACTCGATCCACTGCATCTCCAAGATATTCAGAACCCTGAACACCCGTCATATTATTTTTCTACTGATTCTTATGATCTATTAATTGTAAGATTTTTTGAGATCGAAAAGGATGAATTACACGGTGTCTCTATCCCTTACATTATTCAAGAAGATAAAATTTTCAAATATGATCGTATTACTAATAAATTTACTGTATACAATACTTTTCATGAGATGCTACGCTCTATTGAATTACGTTCCAAAAAAGCAGAAAGACTTGTAAAACGTTATTTGGATGAGATTGACAATCTTGAGGATGCTTTGTACTCCCGTAAAATACCTACTATATTTTTGGATCTCTGGTTTGACCTCAAAAAGGATTTGACACGTATTGACAGAATGTTGGAGAGAATTGACAGTGTTTTAAAAGAGTATGTCGAAGTAAATCGTGACAATGATGATTTTCCAGATGATATTATGTCAAATATTTTAGAACATACGCAGCGCTATCAGAGACTTGCAAATCTTCATACAATCAAGCTCGATACTCTTTATAATTACTATAACTCACTGAAAAACGATAAAATCAATAACAATATTTATGTCTTGACTATTTTATCGGGAATCTTTTTACCATTAAATTTGATCGTAGGTTTTTTTGGGATGAACACACAAAACCTCTTCTTCAGTAATGATCCAAACGGAACAACAAACGTCATAATTTTACTCTTTATGATGTTTATTATTCTTCTGCTTGTATTTCCTATTACAAAGGTAGTACATAGATACTTTTTACAGAAAGTTTTAAATAAATTTCATATCTACAACAATATACTCAAAAAAATCAAAAAATTGACTAAACACTAA
- a CDS encoding FtsW/RodA/SpoVE family cell cycle protein: MWRFDKSILSQFDFFSIILIIPLVVMSNWLIGEAVPALADKQLAYVGVAMITFLGVFLLPIRKMRWVIPFIYWFNILLLLAVEFFGHARLGAQRWIDIPFINATIQPSEFVKPALILMLAYLIDKKPPPIGGYRLKDFIRLSVYILIPFILIAKEPDLGTALVLLLIGYGVLFFVGIYWKILATIFAAILLISPLAYKYALHDYQKVRIKDFLSEKPSYHVQQSIIAIGSGGWTGKNKEEATQTQMKFLPIATSDFIFAFVVERTGFLGALLLISIYIILILHLLSLGVFNTDYYIKVVTVSISFMIFIYMGVNISMTIGFAPVVGVPLPMFSYGGSSFLNFMILFAIMQNLITFRYRDLYDKSGTKSFL; encoded by the coding sequence TTGTGGAGATTTGATAAGAGTATTTTATCACAATTTGACTTTTTTTCTATAATTCTTATCATCCCCCTCGTTGTTATGTCTAACTGGCTGATCGGCGAAGCGGTTCCTGCATTGGCAGACAAGCAGCTTGCTTACGTTGGTGTAGCAATGATCACATTTTTAGGTGTATTTTTGCTTCCAATTAGAAAAATGCGCTGGGTAATTCCATTTATTTATTGGTTTAATATTCTTTTACTTTTGGCCGTAGAGTTTTTTGGGCACGCAAGACTCGGAGCACAAAGATGGATCGACATCCCTTTTATCAATGCGACAATTCAACCATCAGAATTTGTAAAACCTGCACTTATTTTAATGCTTGCATATCTGATCGATAAAAAGCCCCCTCCCATTGGTGGTTACAGACTAAAAGACTTTATCCGTCTAAGTGTTTACATTCTCATCCCTTTTATTTTAATTGCTAAAGAACCCGATCTTGGAACAGCATTAGTACTTCTTCTTATCGGCTATGGTGTATTATTTTTTGTAGGGATTTATTGGAAAATCTTAGCGACTATTTTTGCAGCCATACTTTTAATTTCTCCTCTTGCTTATAAATACGCACTTCATGATTATCAAAAAGTTCGTATTAAAGACTTTTTGAGTGAAAAACCATCGTATCACGTACAACAATCTATCATTGCCATCGGATCTGGCGGTTGGACTGGAAAAAATAAAGAAGAAGCCACGCAGACACAAATGAAATTCCTTCCTATTGCGACAAGTGACTTTATTTTTGCATTTGTTGTAGAGAGAACAGGTTTTCTTGGAGCTCTACTGCTTATATCAATTTATATCATTTTGATTCTGCATCTTTTAAGCCTTGGTGTTTTTAATACAGACTATTATATAAAAGTAGTTACAGTTTCCATATCCTTTATGATATTTATTTATATGGGTGTCAATATCTCCATGACTATAGGTTTTGCCCCTGTTGTAGGGGTTCCACTGCCTATGTTCAGTTACGGAGGTAGCAGCTTTTTAAATTTTATGATACTATTTGCTATAATGCAAAATCTTATCACTTTTAGATATAGAGATTTATATGATAAAAGTGGAACAAAGAGTTTTCTCTAA